In Streptococcus parasuis, the following proteins share a genomic window:
- a CDS encoding GNAT family N-acetyltransferase: MQWEIKAFDQLSLQELYAILILRTNVFVVEQACPYPEVDGKDPNCLHLLGTDEGELVAYLRILPAGLNYDEVSIGRVVIKSSHRGKGLGRPMMEQAIQFITNEWKESQIKIGAQAHLEKFYSSLGFEPVSEVYLEDEIPHLDMFYTKPVV, encoded by the coding sequence ATGCAGTGGGAAATAAAAGCATTTGACCAATTAAGTTTACAGGAGCTTTACGCTATCTTGATACTGAGAACCAATGTCTTTGTTGTTGAACAAGCCTGTCCCTATCCTGAAGTTGACGGTAAGGATCCAAACTGTCTTCATCTTTTGGGAACTGATGAAGGAGAGTTAGTGGCTTACTTGAGAATCTTGCCAGCTGGTCTAAATTATGATGAAGTTTCCATCGGTCGTGTGGTCATCAAGTCAAGTCATCGTGGCAAAGGTTTAGGTCGACCAATGATGGAGCAGGCAATTCAATTTATTACAAACGAATGGAAAGAAAGTCAGATTAAAATCGGTGCCCAAGCCCATTTAGAAAAGTTCTATAGTTCGCTAGGTTTTGAGCCAGTTTCAGAAGTCTATCTAGAGGACGAAATTCCTCATTTAGATATGTTTTATACTAAACCAGTCGTTTAA
- the aspS gene encoding aspartate--tRNA ligase, producing the protein MKRSMYAGRVRKEHVGQEITLKGWVGRRRDLGGLIFIDLRDREGIMQLVINPESVEAEVMAKAESLRSEFVIEVTGTVVEREQANDNIPTGAVELQVTSLTVLNTAKTTPFEIKDGIEASDDTRLRYRYLDLRRPEMLNNFKLRAAVTHSIRNYLDDLEFIDVETPMLTKSTPEGARDYLVPSRVSKGHFYALPQSPQITKQLLMNAGFDRYYQIVKCFRDEDLRGDRQPEFTQVDLETSFLNEVEIQDIVEGLIAKVLKDTKGIELTLPFPRMAYDHAMNFYGSDKPDTRFEMLLQDLTAAVKEVDFKVFSEAPVVKAIVVKGAADSYSRKDIDKLTEYAKQFGAKGLAWVKVDKGELAGPVAKFLTGITDKLTASLQLEDKDLVLFVADELEVANNTLGALRNRLAKEQGLIDESKFNFLWIVDWPMFEWSEEEGRYMSAHHPFTLPTADTAHHLDGDLAQVRAVAYDIVLNGYELGGGSLRINQKDMQERMFKALGFSAEDAHEQFGFLLEAMDYGFPPHGGLAIGLDRFVMLLAGEDNIREVIAFPKNNKASDPMTQAPSTVASAQLEELALDIKLENE; encoded by the coding sequence ATGAAACGTTCTATGTACGCTGGACGTGTTCGTAAGGAACATGTCGGACAGGAAATTACTTTGAAAGGTTGGGTTGGTCGCCGTCGTGACTTAGGTGGCCTGATTTTCATTGACTTGCGTGACCGTGAAGGCATTATGCAATTGGTGATTAACCCTGAGTCAGTTGAAGCTGAAGTGATGGCAAAAGCGGAGAGTCTTCGTTCCGAGTTTGTTATCGAAGTAACAGGAACGGTTGTGGAGCGTGAGCAAGCTAATGACAATATCCCGACAGGAGCTGTTGAACTGCAAGTAACCAGCTTGACAGTGTTGAACACGGCTAAGACAACTCCGTTTGAAATCAAGGATGGCATTGAAGCTAGTGATGATACCCGTCTTCGTTACCGTTATTTGGATCTTCGCCGTCCAGAAATGCTCAACAACTTCAAATTACGTGCAGCTGTAACCCACAGTATTCGCAACTACTTGGATGACTTGGAATTTATTGATGTGGAGACGCCAATGTTGACTAAGTCAACACCAGAAGGTGCGCGTGACTACTTGGTGCCATCTCGTGTGTCCAAAGGTCATTTCTATGCTTTGCCACAAAGTCCACAGATTACAAAGCAGCTTTTGATGAATGCCGGTTTCGACCGTTACTACCAAATCGTTAAGTGTTTCCGTGATGAGGACTTGCGTGGGGATCGTCAACCTGAGTTTACACAGGTGGACTTGGAAACCTCATTCTTGAATGAAGTTGAAATCCAAGACATCGTAGAAGGATTGATTGCTAAGGTCTTGAAAGATACCAAAGGGATCGAGTTGACCTTGCCATTCCCTCGTATGGCCTATGACCATGCTATGAACTTCTACGGTTCAGATAAACCAGATACTCGTTTTGAAATGCTTTTGCAAGACTTGACAGCTGCTGTCAAGGAAGTTGACTTCAAGGTCTTCTCAGAAGCACCAGTTGTCAAAGCCATAGTGGTGAAAGGTGCGGCGGATAGCTACTCTCGTAAAGATATTGATAAATTAACAGAATACGCCAAACAATTTGGTGCCAAGGGACTTGCTTGGGTTAAAGTAGACAAGGGAGAATTAGCGGGCCCAGTTGCTAAGTTCTTGACAGGTATTACAGATAAGTTGACAGCAAGTTTACAACTTGAAGACAAAGACTTGGTTCTCTTTGTAGCTGATGAATTGGAAGTAGCTAATAATACCCTGGGGGCTTTGCGTAACCGCTTAGCAAAAGAACAAGGCTTGATTGACGAAAGCAAGTTCAACTTCCTCTGGATTGTAGACTGGCCAATGTTTGAGTGGTCTGAAGAGGAAGGACGCTACATGAGTGCCCACCACCCATTCACTCTACCAACAGCAGATACGGCTCACCACTTGGATGGTGATTTGGCGCAGGTGCGTGCAGTTGCCTACGATATTGTTTTGAATGGTTATGAATTGGGTGGCGGTAGCCTTCGTATCAACCAAAAAGACATGCAAGAACGGATGTTCAAGGCTCTTGGTTTCTCTGCTGAAGATGCGCATGAGCAGTTTGGTTTCTTGCTTGAAGCTATGGACTACGGCTTCCCACCACACGGGGGCTTGGCTATTGGTTTGGACCGCTTTGTCATGTTATTGGCTGGTGAGGATAACATTCGTGAAGTTATCGCCTTTCCGAAGAACAACAAGGCCTCTGATCCAATGACCCAGGCACCAAGTACGGTTGCCTCAGCACAATTAGAGGAATTGGCTTTAGATATTAAACTTGAAAATGAATAA
- a CDS encoding aldo/keto reductase has translation MQELGQTGLQVSRIALGCMRMASLTEQETAKVLDTVVGQGINFFDHADIYGGGESEIRFAQGAKLAGLKREDMLLQSKCGIRKGYFDFSKDYILESVDGILKRLDTEYLDVLALHRPDALMEAEEVAEAFYLLKKAGKVHYFGVSNQNIYQMELLQSYLDQPLAVNQLQLSPAHTPLIDAGLHVNMKDDAATMRDGGLIDYCQLKKITIQAWSPFLIDLQRGIFANHPDYALLNQTIGEIAERYNVSHETIVVAWILRHPAKIQTIVGSMNPDRLTKIAQASQITLTRPEWYEIYKSAGNILP, from the coding sequence ATGCAAGAATTAGGACAGACAGGTTTACAGGTTTCTCGAATTGCTTTAGGCTGTATGCGGATGGCTAGTTTGACAGAGCAGGAAACTGCTAAAGTGTTAGATACAGTCGTTGGACAGGGAATCAACTTTTTCGATCATGCGGATATTTATGGTGGTGGTGAGTCAGAAATTCGCTTTGCTCAGGGAGCAAAATTGGCAGGATTGAAACGTGAAGACATGCTCCTCCAATCAAAATGTGGCATTCGTAAAGGCTATTTTGATTTCTCAAAAGACTATATTTTAGAATCTGTAGATGGGATTTTGAAGCGCTTGGATACAGAATATTTGGATGTTCTTGCCTTGCACCGTCCGGATGCTCTGATGGAAGCAGAGGAAGTGGCAGAAGCCTTTTATCTCTTGAAAAAAGCAGGGAAGGTTCATTATTTCGGCGTCAGCAACCAAAATATTTACCAAATGGAGTTATTGCAATCCTATCTCGATCAACCGCTTGCAGTTAATCAATTACAGCTATCTCCTGCTCACACGCCTTTGATTGATGCTGGATTACATGTCAATATGAAAGATGATGCTGCGACTATGCGTGATGGTGGGCTGATTGATTATTGCCAGCTTAAAAAAATCACTATCCAAGCCTGGTCTCCTTTCTTGATTGATTTGCAACGAGGTATTTTTGCCAACCATCCTGACTATGCTCTTTTAAACCAGACCATTGGGGAAATAGCAGAGCGATACAATGTTTCACATGAAACAATTGTCGTGGCTTGGATTTTGCGTCATCCAGCAAAGATTCAAACCATTGTTGGGTCCATGAATCCAGATCGTCTGACCAAGATTGCACAAGCTAGTCAGATTACCTTGACTCGACCAGAATGGTACGAAATATATAAAAGTGCAGGCAACATCTTGCCCTAG
- a CDS encoding DUF1189 family protein, with the protein MLPYPFSYFSSIATPRKMFANRKRMNLWQRLFTTIFLVALLVIPPTLQTFSLETYPLDNFVEGIYQPLSDDVVTDLHANSQLTGGKFVYTGTKQWEQVTFGDTVSTSKDFSFQFKESNLIIRKGQDVLAEITYDGMSTDDFANKEQLRAAISKNWYQANKAVVGLGVTLVSSFILAVNLLFILLGASFFLYLTKKSRLFHFRTFAECYNFSLNCLGFPTIIACLIGLFGQPITTILTLQNILFVLCLLWVFFKTKFRDEN; encoded by the coding sequence ATGCTACCATATCCATTTTCATATTTTTCCAGCATTGCCACACCTAGAAAAATGTTTGCCAATCGGAAACGAATGAACCTTTGGCAACGTCTATTTACAACAATCTTTTTAGTTGCTCTCCTTGTGATTCCTCCAACCTTACAAACCTTTTCATTGGAGACTTATCCACTTGATAATTTTGTTGAGGGAATTTACCAACCCTTATCTGATGACGTAGTAACCGACCTTCACGCCAATAGTCAATTAACTGGAGGAAAATTCGTTTACACTGGTACCAAACAATGGGAGCAAGTTACTTTCGGAGACACTGTTAGCACTAGTAAAGACTTCTCATTCCAATTCAAAGAGAGTAACCTGATTATTCGAAAGGGTCAAGATGTATTAGCAGAAATCACTTATGATGGAATGTCTACAGATGACTTTGCTAACAAAGAGCAGCTTCGTGCTGCGATCTCAAAAAACTGGTATCAAGCCAATAAAGCAGTTGTTGGGCTCGGTGTGACATTGGTATCTTCATTTATTCTGGCAGTCAACCTACTATTTATCCTATTAGGTGCTAGTTTCTTCCTTTACTTAACAAAAAAATCACGCCTTTTCCATTTTAGAACCTTCGCTGAATGTTACAATTTTTCTCTAAATTGTTTAGGTTTTCCGACGATTATTGCCTGCCTAATTGGTTTGTTTGGCCAGCCAATTACTACTATTTTGACTCTACAAAATATCCTTTTTGTGCTATGCTTATTATGGGTATTTTTCAAAACAAAATTCAGAGATGAGAACTAG
- the nrdI gene encoding class Ib ribonucleoside-diphosphate reductase assembly flavoprotein NrdI: MKKKIYLVYISLSGNTESFVKRLKSFFQFQTDWEIELVHVKDLVKQDIPFYPLDAPFVAFLPTYLEGGNGVDNGDVEILTNPLGDFIALGTNAELCLGVVGSGNRNFNNQYCLTAKQYSERFNFPVIDTFELRGMQNDIERIGRKIIELMK; this comes from the coding sequence ATGAAGAAAAAAATTTATTTAGTTTACATTAGCTTAAGTGGCAATACAGAAAGTTTTGTGAAACGCCTAAAGTCTTTTTTCCAATTTCAGACAGACTGGGAGATTGAATTGGTCCATGTCAAAGATTTGGTCAAACAAGATATTCCCTTCTACCCGCTAGATGCACCCTTTGTCGCCTTTTTACCAACCTACTTAGAAGGTGGAAATGGAGTAGACAATGGAGATGTGGAAATTCTGACCAATCCTCTTGGAGATTTTATCGCCTTGGGGACCAATGCAGAGCTCTGTTTGGGTGTCGTCGGCTCAGGCAACCGCAATTTTAACAACCAATATTGTCTGACTGCCAAGCAGTATTCTGAGCGATTTAATTTTCCTGTCATAGATACCTTTGAACTCCGTGGAATGCAAAATGATATAGAGCGAATCGGTCGAAAAATCATTGAATTGATGAAATGA
- a CDS encoding YitT family protein yields the protein MKMNKFFRKQRVLFLRKARKNKFWSVISGISREKYAERISGSIIYGLLSSIAVNFFFRPGNVYSSGVTGLAQIVSALSASYAGWNIPISVVYYALNIPLLILAWYKIGYKFTIFTFITVSFSSFFIQFMPPVTLTTDPLVNAIFGGLMLGTGIGFALRNNVSSGGTDIVSIIIRKKTGRQVGSISLIVNIMIMLIAGMTFGWQYALYSMVALFISSRMTDAIFVKQKRMQAMIITSYPDRVIKMIHKKLHRGVTIINGAEGAYNHEQKTVLIAIITRAEFNEFKHIMKKADKSAFVSVADNVNIIGRFVESD from the coding sequence TTGAAAATGAATAAATTTTTCAGAAAACAGCGTGTACTCTTCTTAAGAAAGGCCAGAAAAAATAAATTTTGGTCGGTCATTTCGGGGATTTCTCGGGAAAAATACGCAGAACGGATATCGGGGTCCATTATTTATGGACTCCTATCTAGTATCGCGGTGAATTTTTTCTTTAGACCCGGGAATGTCTATTCGTCTGGAGTCACCGGTCTAGCACAAATTGTTTCTGCGTTATCAGCCTCTTATGCAGGATGGAATATTCCTATTTCTGTAGTCTATTACGCTCTTAACATTCCCTTGCTTATCTTGGCTTGGTATAAAATTGGTTATAAATTTACTATCTTTACCTTTATTACGGTATCGTTTAGTTCTTTCTTTATCCAATTTATGCCACCAGTTACTCTGACGACAGATCCTTTAGTAAATGCTATTTTTGGTGGTCTCATGCTGGGAACTGGGATTGGATTTGCGCTTAGGAACAATGTATCCAGTGGTGGTACTGATATTGTTTCCATTATTATTCGCAAGAAGACGGGACGACAAGTTGGTTCCATTTCCTTGATTGTCAACATTATGATTATGTTGATAGCAGGAATGACCTTTGGTTGGCAATATGCCTTGTATTCAATGGTTGCATTGTTTATCTCCAGTCGAATGACAGATGCGATTTTTGTGAAACAAAAACGGATGCAGGCCATGATTATTACCAGTTATCCTGATCGCGTGATTAAGATGATACACAAGAAGCTTCATCGAGGGGTAACCATTATCAATGGTGCTGAAGGGGCGTATAATCATGAGCAAAAGACAGTGCTAATTGCGATTATTACACGTGCAGAATTTAATGAATTTAAACATATCATGAAAAAAGCTGATAAATCTGCCTTCGTTTCAGTAGCAGACAATGTAAATATCATCGGTCGCTTCGTGGAAAGCGACTAA
- a CDS encoding glycosyltransferase family 2 protein, whose translation MTLLSIAIPSYNSEAYLHYCVHSLVMGGDKVEILIINDGSTDRTQEIAEGLENQFSNVRAIYQDNKGHGGAVNTGIREAKGKYFKVVDSDDWVDTRAYLKILESLQALEDENTPVDAFISNFVYEKEGQSRKKSMSYQSTLPENRIFGWEDVGAFPKGQYMMMHSLIYRTELLREVGLVLPEHTFYVDNIFVFTPLQAVKTMYYLPVDFYRYFIGRNDQSVNESVMIKRIDQQLKVNRILVDDLDLEAIDNPDLRSYLLNHVEITTIISCALLNRAGTAEHMMKKQELWHYIRDNNPSLFKIVRKGLLGQLTNLYGYPGRKISNAVYKIAKRIYGFN comes from the coding sequence ATGACCTTACTAAGTATTGCCATTCCGAGTTATAATTCGGAGGCTTACCTTCATTACTGTGTTCATTCCCTTGTAATGGGTGGTGACAAGGTTGAAATTCTGATTATTAACGATGGGTCGACCGATCGGACTCAGGAAATCGCAGAGGGACTAGAGAATCAATTTTCAAACGTACGTGCCATCTATCAGGACAATAAGGGCCATGGCGGAGCTGTAAATACAGGGATACGTGAGGCCAAGGGTAAGTACTTTAAAGTCGTGGATTCAGATGACTGGGTTGATACCAGGGCCTATTTGAAGATCCTAGAGAGTTTGCAGGCATTGGAAGATGAAAATACGCCAGTTGATGCCTTTATCTCCAACTTTGTTTATGAAAAAGAGGGACAATCTCGTAAAAAATCCATGTCTTATCAATCCACTCTACCTGAGAACCGTATATTCGGCTGGGAAGATGTTGGTGCCTTTCCAAAGGGACAGTACATGATGATGCATTCCTTGATTTACAGGACTGAGTTGTTAAGAGAGGTCGGTCTCGTTCTACCAGAGCATACTTTCTATGTGGATAATATTTTCGTATTTACCCCTTTGCAGGCTGTGAAAACCATGTACTATCTACCAGTAGATTTTTATCGTTACTTTATTGGGCGAAATGACCAGTCTGTCAATGAGTCCGTCATGATTAAACGAATTGACCAGCAGTTAAAAGTCAATCGGATTTTAGTGGATGATTTAGATTTAGAGGCAATTGATAATCCTGATTTACGGAGTTATTTACTCAATCACGTAGAGATTACTACCATTATCTCCTGTGCACTTCTCAATCGTGCGGGAACAGCTGAGCATATGATGAAAAAGCAAGAATTATGGCACTATATTCGGGATAACAATCCATCTCTATTTAAGATCGTTCGAAAAGGGTTACTTGGTCAATTAACTAACCTTTACGGTTATCCAGGCCGAAAAATTTCCAATGCCGTCTATAAAATCGCGAAAAGAATTTATGGTTTTAACTAA
- a CDS encoding glycoside hydrolase family 3 C-terminal domain-containing protein, with translation MKLVRAVINSFFLGRLIDKAVNLANQAELILYYMGLDEMSESEGLDRQHLSLPKNQLSLLNALVGTGKKIVVVLSAGSVVDMNWDVDVDAVLHGYLSGEAGARAMLDTLTGRVNPSGKLSETYPVELADVPSSEGYPAEGDFALYKEALYVGYRYFTSVDKAVKYPFGYGLSYTDFSYSQLEVSESGISVTITNTGMVDGAEIIQLYVGKEDSQIYRSVKELKGFKKVFIKAGESKQIFIPFEGYTFRYFNKETGQFEVEAGNYLLYVGANSQDIRLVGEITREGTVDQFPATEQIPTYLTAQVQAVSSQDFAQLLGRPVPEETWKIGQELSLNDPVLKLQFAKSGLARGVHKLLASLLKKAEQKGTPDLNLLFLYNMPFRAMAKMTGDMLDLPMVEGILTIVNGHFFKGLGQLWRAYQAKRKYQKQLS, from the coding sequence ATGAAGTTGGTTAGAGCTGTCATAAATTCTTTTTTCCTTGGGCGGCTAATCGACAAGGCTGTCAATCTTGCAAATCAAGCAGAACTTATTCTTTACTATATGGGGCTGGATGAAATGAGTGAAAGTGAGGGCTTGGATCGTCAACATCTAAGTCTCCCCAAAAACCAGTTATCCTTACTGAATGCCTTGGTAGGGACAGGTAAAAAAATTGTTGTTGTCCTATCAGCTGGTTCGGTTGTGGATATGAATTGGGATGTGGATGTAGATGCAGTTCTTCACGGCTATCTATCAGGAGAAGCTGGCGCTAGAGCCATGTTAGATACCTTGACAGGTCGTGTCAACCCGTCAGGGAAACTAAGCGAAACCTATCCTGTTGAGTTGGCAGATGTTCCGTCTTCTGAGGGCTATCCTGCTGAGGGAGATTTCGCCCTCTATAAGGAAGCTCTCTATGTAGGCTACCGTTACTTTACAAGTGTTGACAAGGCTGTCAAGTATCCCTTTGGCTATGGATTGTCTTACACAGATTTTTCTTACAGTCAATTAGAAGTGTCTGAATCAGGGATTTCCGTCACGATTACTAATACAGGAATGGTAGACGGGGCTGAGATTATCCAATTGTACGTAGGCAAAGAAGACAGTCAGATATACCGATCTGTAAAGGAATTAAAAGGCTTCAAAAAAGTATTTATAAAAGCAGGCGAGTCCAAACAGATTTTTATTCCTTTTGAGGGCTATACGTTCCGTTATTTTAATAAAGAGACAGGCCAATTTGAAGTAGAGGCTGGAAATTATCTCTTGTATGTAGGTGCAAATAGTCAAGATATTCGCTTAGTTGGTGAGATTACCCGAGAAGGCACTGTGGACCAATTTCCTGCTACAGAACAGATTCCGACTTATTTGACAGCCCAAGTGCAGGCTGTCTCATCACAGGATTTTGCACAATTGCTTGGACGTCCAGTTCCAGAAGAAACCTGGAAAATTGGTCAAGAATTGAGCCTAAACGATCCAGTTTTGAAACTCCAATTTGCGAAGAGTGGGTTGGCACGTGGCGTGCATAAACTATTGGCTAGCTTACTGAAAAAAGCAGAGCAAAAAGGGACTCCTGACTTGAACCTGCTGTTCCTTTATAATATGCCATTTAGGGCAATGGCAAAGATGACAGGAGACATGCTCGATTTACCAATGGTAGAAGGGATTCTAACTATTGTCAATGGCCATTTTTTCAAGGGTTTAGGCCAACTATGGAGAGCCTATCAAGCAAAAAGAAAATATCAAAAGCAACTTTCCTGA
- a CDS encoding LacI family DNA-binding transcriptional regulator: MRATIKDVAKLAGVSPSTVTRVIQNSSAISQKTKDLVRKAMTELNYHPNLNARSLVSSYTQVIGLILPDDSDVFYQNPFFPTALRGISQVAADHNYAIQISTGKNEAQRLEAISQMVYGQRVDGLIFLYSKPDDPLVQLAIQHNFPFLILGKADSPFISLVDNDNIQAGFEATNYFINKGYKNIAFVAGNKELVVSQDRYSGYKNALKSHNIPLDENKVRFVSGFLLEDSSYKISKKLLKQDLDAIVTTDTSVAEGVVKYLNEANIKLPIISFDSVKPKLDIDAYVDVHAIKLGRVAFNTLHQIINDNKQGKQVCYRRVIPHTITEL; the protein is encoded by the coding sequence ATGCGTGCAACAATCAAAGACGTCGCAAAATTAGCAGGGGTGTCTCCCTCTACTGTGACGCGTGTTATTCAAAATAGCTCTGCTATTAGCCAAAAAACTAAAGACCTCGTCCGCAAAGCGATGACTGAGCTCAACTATCATCCAAACTTAAATGCACGTAGTTTAGTAAGTAGCTACACCCAGGTAATTGGTCTAATTTTACCTGATGATTCAGATGTTTTCTATCAAAACCCCTTTTTCCCAACTGCATTGCGAGGGATTTCTCAAGTAGCTGCTGATCACAACTACGCCATCCAGATTTCTACTGGAAAGAATGAGGCGCAACGTTTAGAAGCGATTTCGCAGATGGTCTACGGTCAACGTGTTGATGGATTAATTTTCTTGTATTCTAAACCTGATGATCCTTTAGTGCAACTTGCCATCCAGCATAATTTTCCCTTCTTAATTTTGGGTAAAGCTGACTCTCCTTTTATTTCTCTCGTCGATAATGATAATATTCAGGCTGGTTTTGAGGCAACAAACTACTTTATCAATAAAGGTTACAAGAATATCGCGTTTGTGGCTGGTAACAAGGAGCTGGTCGTATCACAGGACCGATACTCAGGTTACAAAAATGCATTGAAATCACACAATATTCCACTGGATGAAAACAAAGTAAGATTCGTGTCTGGTTTCTTGCTTGAAGATAGTTCTTATAAAATCTCAAAAAAATTGCTCAAACAAGACTTGGATGCAATCGTCACAACCGATACTTCCGTGGCTGAAGGGGTTGTTAAATACCTCAACGAGGCAAATATTAAGTTGCCAATCATTTCCTTTGACTCTGTCAAACCAAAACTAGATATTGATGCCTACGTAGATGTCCATGCGATTAAGTTGGGACGTGTTGCTTTCAATACGCTACATCAAATCATCAATGACAACAAACAAGGTAAGCAAGTTTGCTACCGTCGTGTCATTCCACATACAATTACTGAACTTTAA
- the pulA gene encoding type I pullulanase, protein MALRQFQAFLDDEATIRLVMEKRFDSEHMSFSLESNDATSQLFIHSCLEVDNQIIYYLTSLHALTLDKDYTVYDQDRNNIELGYGHIVRSAIFEQTYTYNGNDLGANYRSDATTFKLWAPISKQVFLVLEDNPYAMTRGSKGVWEVTVEGDLETKSYHYLHKVNGEWISVHDPYALSSQANSGNSYVINPDKLHRIRRANTQLPISQAVIYEMSVRDFSWQKEAGFNHRSQYLGLTESPIMDGMKLGMDYVKDLGVTHIQLLPVYDFGSVDENKPQAVYNWGYDPMQYNLPEGSYSSQPNDPYARILELQEAIQAYHDTDISVIMDVVYNHVYHAEKYAFELIVPGYFYRYDEHGMRTDGTFCGNDVASERSMVRNYIKQSLRQWLEIYGFDGFRFDLMGILDSETINQIQTELVALHPNVYLYGEGWKMATGLEYDKLAHQYNAAQLPTISFFNDDYRDTFKKLLLNPNRLIDKQLHEKVQHLLTGSRLTHFLTPQQSLNYIECHDNATAFDYFHIENPNWTPQQQKRAASFGLQLILISQGMAFIHSGQEFFRTKDEIDNTYNVSDTINRLDWTRAVHYKEHIEFIQELIAFRKNNPILSQDNYESIQQTCDFYWLTEFVLRYQVISEEKTIQFIINFADSDFTFERDQNKTVLYNYPPVEEHDQQKITIAGQSICILEDK, encoded by the coding sequence ATGGCTTTACGACAATTCCAAGCATTTCTTGATGATGAAGCTACTATTCGCTTGGTCATGGAGAAACGATTTGACTCTGAACATATGAGTTTCTCACTTGAATCAAATGATGCTACATCTCAACTCTTTATACACTCTTGTTTAGAAGTAGACAATCAAATCATCTACTATTTAACTAGCTTGCACGCTTTAACGTTGGATAAAGACTACACCGTCTATGATCAAGACCGCAATAACATTGAACTAGGTTACGGTCATATTGTCCGCTCTGCTATTTTTGAACAAACTTACACCTATAACGGGAACGATTTGGGTGCAAACTATCGTTCAGATGCGACTACATTCAAGCTGTGGGCTCCTATTTCTAAACAGGTATTTCTCGTTCTCGAGGATAATCCGTATGCGATGACTAGGGGATCAAAAGGTGTTTGGGAAGTCACAGTAGAGGGAGATTTGGAAACTAAAAGTTACCACTATCTCCACAAGGTAAATGGAGAATGGATCTCCGTTCATGATCCGTATGCCTTATCTTCTCAGGCAAATTCTGGCAATAGCTACGTGATTAATCCTGATAAACTTCATCGTATTCGACGCGCAAATACTCAGCTTCCAATTTCTCAAGCAGTTATCTACGAAATGAGCGTCCGTGACTTCTCATGGCAAAAAGAGGCTGGTTTTAACCATCGCAGTCAATACCTCGGCCTAACAGAATCTCCTATCATGGATGGAATGAAGCTGGGAATGGACTATGTCAAAGATTTAGGTGTTACCCATATCCAATTATTGCCTGTCTATGATTTTGGTAGTGTGGATGAAAACAAACCACAAGCTGTTTACAACTGGGGCTACGACCCTATGCAATACAATTTGCCTGAAGGTTCCTATTCTAGCCAACCGAACGATCCTTATGCTCGCATTTTAGAATTACAGGAAGCGATCCAAGCCTATCATGATACAGACATTTCCGTTATCATGGATGTTGTATACAACCACGTCTATCACGCGGAAAAGTATGCCTTCGAACTCATCGTTCCTGGTTATTTCTATCGTTATGATGAGCATGGTATGCGTACAGACGGAACATTCTGTGGCAATGATGTTGCCAGCGAACGAAGCATGGTCCGAAACTACATCAAACAGTCACTTCGTCAGTGGCTAGAAATCTATGGCTTTGATGGTTTCCGTTTCGATTTAATGGGTATTTTAGATAGTGAAACAATCAACCAGATTCAAACTGAATTAGTTGCTCTGCATCCGAATGTCTATCTCTATGGTGAAGGTTGGAAGATGGCTACTGGTCTAGAATATGACAAACTTGCTCACCAATACAATGCGGCACAATTACCAACTATCAGTTTCTTCAATGACGACTATCGTGATACTTTCAAGAAGCTCTTACTTAATCCGAACCGTTTGATTGACAAACAATTACATGAAAAGGTTCAGCATCTTTTGACAGGTAGCCGTCTCACTCATTTCTTAACACCGCAACAATCTCTCAACTATATTGAATGCCACGATAATGCTACTGCATTTGACTATTTCCATATTGAAAATCCAAACTGGACACCTCAGCAACAAAAACGTGCTGCTAGCTTTGGACTTCAACTGATTTTGATTTCTCAGGGTATGGCCTTTATTCATAGCGGACAAGAATTTTTCCGTACAAAAGATGAGATTGACAATACATACAATGTCTCTGATACAATTAACCGTTTAGATTGGACAAGAGCTGTTCATTACAAGGAACATATCGAGTTCATTCAGGAATTAATTGCTTTCCGTAAAAACAATCCAATTCTTAGCCAAGACAACTACGAAAGTATTCAACAAACATGTGATTTCTACTGGTTAACTGAGTTTGTCCTCCGATACCAGGTCATTAGCGAAGAAAAAACTATTCAGTTTATCATTAATTTTGCAGATAGTGACTTTACTTTTGAACGTGATCAAAACAAGACGGTTCTCTACAACTATCCTCCAGTTGAAGAACATGATCAACAAAAAATCACCATCGCAGGTCAAAGTATTTGTATTTTGGAAGATAAATAG